The following are from one region of the Epinephelus fuscoguttatus linkage group LG11, E.fuscoguttatus.final_Chr_v1 genome:
- the LOC125897564 gene encoding leukotriene B4 receptor 1-like: MINSGEIKVIAILTVSVHNVQLLCQQVCSMEQLNSSVVTSNISSSPGHPPPASWDSSGLVPAVVLSVCFLLGVPGNIAVIILRPNWENMSSLSQILMLNLAISDLLCLITLPLWVYTRLYGWNLGLVACKLLTYLALCSIYSSMLTVTVLSVQRYLQVVRLQKFLDQRGRRRLVVLLWLVAMILSISRLVVRQLATSQHWTSCQSSFSSEAQQVAVQLTETLIGFISISVVAFSYIGLKRKVDQAAFFNNPQTTRLVTSIIVTFFVLWMPYYIINVLGVAGVLFKNEGLMKFFVDNRNIATALTFVNSCLNPLLYAFASRNMCTVCQTREH, from the exons atgatcaattcgggagagatTAAAGTca tTGCCATCCTCACTGTCTCAGTGCACAACGTTCAGCTTCTCTGTCAGCAAGTTTGCAGCATGGAACAACTCAACTCCTCTGTGGTCACTTCTaacatctcctcctctcctggaCATCCACCTCCTGCCTCCTGGGACTCCAGCGGTCTGGTCCCTGCGGTGGTGTTGTCTGTCTGCTTCCTGCTGGGAGTTCCTGGAAACATCGCTGTGATCATCCTCAGACCAAACTGGGAGAACATGTCCAGTCTGAGCCAGATTCTGATGCTGAATTTGGCCATATCAGACCTGCTCTGCCTGATCACCCTGCCTCTGTGGGTTTACACTCGTCTGTATGGCTGGAACCTCGGCCTGGTGGCCTGTAAGCTCCTGACCTATCTTGCGTTGTGCAGCATTTATAGTAGCATGCTGACTGTGACGGTCCTGAGTGTCCAGCGCTACCTCCAGGTGGTGCGCCTACAGAAGTTCTTAGATCAGCGAGGAAGGAGGAGACTGGTGGTTCTGCTCTGGCTGGTTGCAATGATCCTGTCCATCTCTCGTTTAGTGGTTCGGCAGCTGGCCACAAGTCAGCACTGGACAAGCTGCCAATCTAGCTTCTCTTCTGAGGCCCAGCAGGTGGCCGTGCAGCTGACAGAGACCCTGATAGGATTTATTTCAATTTCTGTTGTGGCATTTTCATACATTGGCCTCAAAAGAAAAGTGGACCAGGCAGCTTTCTTCAACAACCCACAGACGACCCGGCTGGTCACAAGTATCATTGTGACCTTTTTTGTCCTCTGGATGCCATATTATATCATAAATGTGCTCGGTGTGGCAGGTGTTTTATTCAAAAACGAGGGGCTGATGAAGTTTTTTGTGGACAATAGAAACATTGCTACAGCACTGACATTTGTGAATAGCTGCCTGAATCCACTCCTTTATGCGTTTGCTTCTAGAAACATgtgcacagtgtgccaaacaaGGGAACATTAA